One genomic segment of Sminthopsis crassicaudata isolate SCR6 chromosome 2, ASM4859323v1, whole genome shotgun sequence includes these proteins:
- the LOC141559126 gene encoding uncharacterized protein LOC141559126 isoform X3 — protein sequence MWIWDSYQAHLAVHPKPMATLEGAAGAPRCPPPPAAPCHSPSQWGPPSRPAFREQADDRSVPSQEGRSELMITQKADHKILQIHLSCEKREQRLGLSHRGQTAAQGFARVQWPETETWEAPSRVRSPAGPLQEETQGLPEALGAGEGWARRRRRRARLLKHFWSQLAQTSHPWSWAWAFSARFLHMPQEVHYWDNLLFP from the exons ATGTGGATCTGGGACTCCTACCAGGCCCACCTTGCGGTGCATCCAAAGCCTATGGCCACCCTCGAGGGAGCTGCAGGGGCACCCCGGTGCCCCCCGCCTCCGGCTGCCCCCTGTCACTCACCCAGCCAGTGGGGACCCCCCAGCCGGCCGGCCTTCCGGGAACAGGCTGATGACAGGAGCGTCCCGAGCCAGGAAGGAAGAAGTGAGCTGATGATTACCCAGAAGGCCGACCACAAGATCCTGCAGATTCATCTGAGCTGTGAGAAAAGAGAGCAGCGGCTGGGGCTGAGTCACCGGGGCCAGACAGCGGCCCAAGGAT TCGCCcgggtccagtggccagagacCGAGACCTGGGAGGCGCCATCAAGGGTCCGAAGCCCGGCGGGTCCTCTTCAGGAGGAGACACAAGGCCTTCCCGAGGCCCTGGGTGCAGGAGAAGGCTGGGCTCGGCGGCGGAGGAGACGGGCCAG GCTTCTCAAACACTTCTGGAGCCAGCTGGCCCAGACATCTCACCCGTGGTCCTGGGCCTGGGCCTTCTCTGCTCGATTTCTCCACATGCCCCAGGAAGTCCATTATTGGGATAACCTCCTTTTCCCCTAG
- the LOC141559126 gene encoding uncharacterized protein LOC141559126 isoform X4, with the protein MWIWDSYQAHLAVHPKPMATLEGAAGAPRCPPPPAAPCHSPSQWGPPSRPAFREQADDRSVPSQEGRSELMITQKADHKILQIHLSCEKREQRLGLSHRGQTAAQGFARVQWPETETWEAPSRVRSPAGPLQEETQGLPEALGAGEGWARRRRRRASNREAWKR; encoded by the exons ATGTGGATCTGGGACTCCTACCAGGCCCACCTTGCGGTGCATCCAAAGCCTATGGCCACCCTCGAGGGAGCTGCAGGGGCACCCCGGTGCCCCCCGCCTCCGGCTGCCCCCTGTCACTCACCCAGCCAGTGGGGACCCCCCAGCCGGCCGGCCTTCCGGGAACAGGCTGATGACAGGAGCGTCCCGAGCCAGGAAGGAAGAAGTGAGCTGATGATTACCCAGAAGGCCGACCACAAGATCCTGCAGATTCATCTGAGCTGTGAGAAAAGAGAGCAGCGGCTGGGGCTGAGTCACCGGGGCCAGACAGCGGCCCAAGGAT TCGCCcgggtccagtggccagagacCGAGACCTGGGAGGCGCCATCAAGGGTCCGAAGCCCGGCGGGTCCTCTTCAGGAGGAGACACAAGGCCTTCCCGAGGCCCTGGGTGCAGGAGAAGGCTGGGCTCGGCGGCGGAGGAGACGGGCCAG TAACAGGGAAGCCTGGAAGAGATGA
- the LOC141559126 gene encoding uncharacterized protein LOC141559126 isoform X2, which translates to MWIWDSYQAHLAVHPKPMATLEGAAGAPRCPPPPAAPCHSPSQWGPPSRPAFREQADDRSVPSQEGRSELMITQKADHKILQIHLSCEKREQRLGLSHRGQTAAQGSVSSGGALTWISSRRSSCSLGPHSLLQSPGSSGQRPRPGRRHQGSEARRVLFRRRHKAFPRPWVQEKAGLGGGGDGPVTGKPGRDESRRFMWDSLSLSGWRCKNGGQQRGGTSRNLRGFRDCRRGSQAWC; encoded by the exons ATGTGGATCTGGGACTCCTACCAGGCCCACCTTGCGGTGCATCCAAAGCCTATGGCCACCCTCGAGGGAGCTGCAGGGGCACCCCGGTGCCCCCCGCCTCCGGCTGCCCCCTGTCACTCACCCAGCCAGTGGGGACCCCCCAGCCGGCCGGCCTTCCGGGAACAGGCTGATGACAGGAGCGTCCCGAGCCAGGAAGGAAGAAGTGAGCTGATGATTACCCAGAAGGCCGACCACAAGATCCTGCAGATTCATCTGAGCTGTGAGAAAAGAGAGCAGCGGCTGGGGCTGAGTCACCGGGGCCAGACAGCGGCCCAAGGAT CGGTGTCGTCAGGGGGTGCCTTGACTTGGATTTCATCGAGGCGGAGCAGTTGCAGTCTTGGACCCCACTCTCTCCTGCAGTCGCCcgggtccagtggccagagacCGAGACCTGGGAGGCGCCATCAAGGGTCCGAAGCCCGGCGGGTCCTCTTCAGGAGGAGACACAAGGCCTTCCCGAGGCCCTGGGTGCAGGAGAAGGCTGGGCTCGGCGGCGGAGGAGACGGGCCAG TAACAGGGAAGCCTGGAAGAGATGAGAGCAGGCGTTTCATGTGGGACTCCTTGAGTCTGTCTGGTTGGAGATGCAAGAATGGGGGTCAGCAGCGCGGTGGAACCAGCCGTAATCTGAGGGGATTCAGAGATTGCAGGAGGGGGAGTCAGGCCTGGTGCTAA
- the LOC141559126 gene encoding uncharacterized protein LOC141559126 isoform X1, translated as MWIWDSYQAHLAVHPKPMATLEGAAGAPRCPPPPAAPCHSPSQWGPPSRPAFREQADDRSVPSQEGRSELMITQKADHKILQIHLSCEKREQRLGLSHRGQTAAQGSVSSGGALTWISSRRSSCSLGPHSLLQSPGSSGQRPRPGRRHQGSEARRVLFRRRHKAFPRPWVQEKAGLGGGGDGPGFSNTSGASWPRHLTRGPGPGPSLLDFSTCPRKSIIGITSFSPRNPSCSPSPATRSSKIP; from the exons ATGTGGATCTGGGACTCCTACCAGGCCCACCTTGCGGTGCATCCAAAGCCTATGGCCACCCTCGAGGGAGCTGCAGGGGCACCCCGGTGCCCCCCGCCTCCGGCTGCCCCCTGTCACTCACCCAGCCAGTGGGGACCCCCCAGCCGGCCGGCCTTCCGGGAACAGGCTGATGACAGGAGCGTCCCGAGCCAGGAAGGAAGAAGTGAGCTGATGATTACCCAGAAGGCCGACCACAAGATCCTGCAGATTCATCTGAGCTGTGAGAAAAGAGAGCAGCGGCTGGGGCTGAGTCACCGGGGCCAGACAGCGGCCCAAGGAT CGGTGTCGTCAGGGGGTGCCTTGACTTGGATTTCATCGAGGCGGAGCAGTTGCAGTCTTGGACCCCACTCTCTCCTGCAGTCGCCcgggtccagtggccagagacCGAGACCTGGGAGGCGCCATCAAGGGTCCGAAGCCCGGCGGGTCCTCTTCAGGAGGAGACACAAGGCCTTCCCGAGGCCCTGGGTGCAGGAGAAGGCTGGGCTCGGCGGCGGAGGAGACGGGCCAG GCTTCTCAAACACTTCTGGAGCCAGCTGGCCCAGACATCTCACCCGTGGTCCTGGGCCTGGGCCTTCTCTGCTCGATTTCTCCACATGCCCCAGGAAGTCCATTATTGGGATAACCTCCTTTTCCCCTAGAAACCCGTCTTGCTCTCCCTCTCCTGCGACCAGGAGCTCCAAAATT